From a single Fulvivirga ulvae genomic region:
- a CDS encoding glycosyltransferase family 2 protein, protein MFKLDILIPWKNRKELSRCLKENGAFFEEEDVKANFIIINCGGDRQQVSDLVNEADISFPIRIVHFEYPGFNKSLALNLGILNSTEATIMVLDTDVIFQDLDIEQLKTIIDRDAFATIAKVLEEKPEPEEFPEAAELLEIGQFIEFKAANGNKALVEMNRQGVLDKSRSGPGIIITTKRALTEVGGYNSELEGWGWEDLDLITRLQLKQGMERVALGTVLHMTHNDDVRYITPEFNFKKQNEQRNFQICLINYRLGIVEGSLEEDKKYIDLIEEEHFNDRK, encoded by the coding sequence ATGTTTAAACTGGATATACTAATACCATGGAAGAATAGGAAAGAGCTTTCACGGTGTCTGAAAGAGAATGGTGCTTTTTTTGAAGAAGAAGATGTAAAGGCTAATTTTATAATTATCAATTGCGGAGGAGATAGGCAGCAGGTTAGCGACTTGGTAAATGAGGCTGATATAAGTTTCCCCATTCGCATCGTTCACTTTGAATACCCTGGTTTTAATAAATCACTGGCGTTGAATTTGGGGATACTCAACTCAACCGAGGCTACAATTATGGTGCTTGATACCGATGTTATTTTTCAAGATCTCGACATTGAGCAGCTAAAAACCATTATTGATAGAGATGCCTTTGCCACAATAGCAAAGGTGTTGGAGGAAAAACCTGAACCTGAGGAATTCCCTGAAGCCGCTGAATTGTTGGAAATAGGTCAATTCATAGAGTTTAAGGCGGCCAATGGGAATAAAGCTTTGGTAGAGATGAACAGGCAGGGAGTATTGGATAAAAGCAGAAGTGGTCCTGGCATAATAATCACCACAAAAAGAGCACTAACTGAGGTAGGAGGATATAATTCCGAGTTGGAAGGTTGGGGATGGGAGGATCTTGATTTAATAACACGGTTACAGTTAAAACAGGGGATGGAAAGGGTCGCATTAGGTACTGTGTTACATATGACCCATAATGATGATGTGCGATATATAACGCCGGAGTTTAATTTTAAAAAGCAGAATGAGCAAAGAAACTTTCAAATTTGCCTGATCAACTATAGGCTGGGAATCGTTGAAGGCAGTCTGGAAGAAGATAAAAAATATATTGACCTGATTGAAGAAGAGCACTTTAATGACAGAAAATAA
- a CDS encoding glycosyltransferase, producing MTGSVAPSFSFIIPYRDHSGHYKNLLTVLSWIKDLQAEVIVVEEGNKERLQLQLPWVKKVFIYSLHPFNKSWALNVGAEKATTDRLIFADADLLLKQSDILQAVALLEDYDAVSPYSTVVDLTEEESEQVMEKLPECMQREGRPFINFAGGVLMMKREAFETIGGWCEEFFGWGGEDNFMTWKIYKWLDWKELSGTAYHLWHKRNEPDNRLYDLNIQVFNRVDTYGDEELINWICYSGVWKGDENRFCKVPLKEVKTLVIEVDNSNSERVMSILNLNNNEELCEINRDVLLDSIKEGLVKNIVFVQKGCFFHNSQWHNAIEKTIRDGGPVVLFDHDIISVHNDFHEQIISTEPVPLGKNITCDYIWGAVAIGYEMFDSELLALFEDGNPLKIKEYFENSDSVSGVCLIKDEVFFRGSTIENLPLEYKE from the coding sequence ATGACCGGAAGTGTGGCGCCCAGCTTTTCATTCATAATTCCATATCGCGATCACTCCGGCCACTATAAAAATCTGCTTACCGTACTTAGCTGGATAAAAGATCTACAAGCTGAAGTGATAGTAGTAGAAGAGGGCAATAAAGAGCGCTTGCAACTTCAATTACCCTGGGTAAAAAAGGTGTTCATATATAGCCTGCACCCCTTCAACAAGAGTTGGGCACTTAATGTAGGCGCTGAGAAAGCTACTACAGATCGTCTCATTTTTGCAGATGCAGATTTATTGTTAAAGCAAAGCGATATCCTTCAGGCCGTTGCCCTCCTTGAAGACTACGATGCTGTTTCTCCTTACTCCACAGTTGTTGATCTTACCGAAGAAGAGTCGGAACAGGTAATGGAAAAGCTCCCTGAATGCATGCAGAGAGAAGGCAGGCCCTTCATTAACTTTGCAGGAGGCGTATTGATGATGAAACGTGAAGCCTTTGAAACCATAGGCGGATGGTGTGAAGAGTTTTTTGGGTGGGGTGGTGAAGATAATTTCATGACATGGAAGATCTATAAATGGCTCGATTGGAAGGAATTGTCGGGCACAGCGTACCATCTTTGGCATAAGAGGAATGAGCCTGATAATCGTTTGTATGATTTGAATATACAAGTATTCAACAGGGTAGACACATATGGAGATGAAGAGCTGATCAATTGGATCTGTTATAGCGGTGTATGGAAAGGGGATGAGAATAGATTTTGTAAAGTACCACTTAAAGAGGTGAAAACCCTGGTGATCGAAGTGGATAACTCAAATTCTGAGCGGGTTATGTCTATTCTGAACCTGAATAACAACGAAGAGCTGTGTGAGATTAATAGGGATGTCCTGCTGGACAGTATTAAAGAAGGACTTGTAAAAAATATAGTGTTTGTACAGAAAGGATGTTTTTTCCATAACTCCCAATGGCACAACGCTATTGAAAAAACTATCAGAGACGGTGGTCCTGTAGTATTATTTGATCATGATATTATCAGTGTTCACAATGATTTTCATGAACAGATCATAAGTACGGAACCAGTTCCTCTAGGTAAAAATATCACCTGTGATTACATATGGGGGGCTGTAGCGATAGGCTATGAAATGTTTGATAGCGAACTCCTTGCACTGTTTGAAGATGGAAATCCATTGAAGATTAAAGAATACTTTGAGAATAGCGATTCTGTTTCAGGGGTTTGTCTGATTAAAGATGAAGTGTTTTTTCGAGGATCTACAATAGAAAATTTGCCTTTAGAGTACAAAGAATAA
- a CDS encoding cyclic peptide export ABC transporter: MTLTVDAQDITGRLRVMAEEQREKAHIPGMVMIVVNKSETFVESFGYADLQAGKKVDSQSLFQLGSLSKAFTSLGVLKLVDQEKLSLDDKVSEYLPWLQFYYEDNPVSVTMRDLLHHTSGIPWETIADIPEANDENALLRTVEALKGQELRFEPGEEFEYATINYDVLALVIQTITGRAFEDFLQKEVIDPLSLQHTSIGAPNDSSEMTVGYKNSFFQPKAYNAPVYRGNNAAGYVISNADDMARWLKIQLGQEPNALSGLIARSHVADDRVAPVHLSYYAMGWEVSLRGDKRVFHHGQNPNYSSHISLLPEEGIGVAILSNSSNELMSEIAYRAIHILKGEEPDEDRVVSEGDGNDKAFSVVSIILCVYLLILLVFFGKMLLDISKGRRTFKVPGISQVLASMASVGFCIPLLIAIYLLPKALGNLNWDTINVWMPFSFGTMVTLLVSSMISSYLVFFIAQLFPEPNEVKRELPKIVLFSIITGISNMVVIFIITSSLRNVMDLEYLIFYFLIAMSIYVFGRKHVQTRIVKVTQNLIYEIRLKMISKIFSTSYQSFEKLKKGRVYATLNDDVSVVGNSTGMIVTIIRNTITIGGAFFYMATVAFWATMLTLTLIISITTFYYFVSRRAQGHLEIARDTRDEFMWQITGLVEGFKELSLHYGKKKGYNADVEKTIGDFKTKIYTAQINFINAFLIGESSLILVLGVVAIVLPNLMPGIENYVITNFVIILLYLIGPINELLSAAPSVVQLKIAWTRIQKFLLEIPANHDWQASQLTDRTAFVEELKIESLSFEYQVAADSKPFKVGPIDLTVKKGEVLFIIGGNGSGKTTFAKLLTGLYLGNSGRILVDGKEIKNIGEYYSAVFSPMYLFEKIYNVDLTDKKDEIDRYLRLLGLSDKVTIENGHFSTTKLSAGQRKRLGLLQCYLEDHPIYLFDEWAADQDPEYRNFFYKQLIPEMKRSNKIVIAITHDDHYFSVADKVLKLDTGKPSFVSNHYKVEDVLIQNLS; encoded by the coding sequence ATGACTTTAACCGTTGATGCTCAGGATATCACGGGCCGGTTAAGAGTAATGGCGGAGGAGCAAAGAGAGAAAGCTCATATACCGGGAATGGTCATGATAGTGGTCAACAAAAGTGAGACTTTCGTTGAATCATTTGGGTATGCAGACCTTCAGGCTGGTAAAAAAGTTGATAGTCAGAGTCTTTTTCAGCTTGGATCGTTAAGTAAGGCGTTCACCTCTCTTGGAGTATTAAAGTTAGTGGATCAGGAAAAACTTAGTTTAGATGATAAGGTTAGTGAATATCTGCCATGGCTCCAATTTTATTATGAAGATAACCCTGTTAGTGTAACCATGCGGGATTTGCTTCATCATACAAGTGGTATCCCATGGGAGACAATAGCCGATATACCGGAGGCCAATGATGAAAATGCATTGCTTCGAACCGTAGAGGCTCTCAAAGGCCAGGAACTGAGATTTGAGCCAGGAGAGGAATTTGAGTATGCTACTATCAACTATGATGTGCTGGCATTGGTTATACAAACTATAACGGGACGTGCCTTTGAAGACTTTTTGCAAAAAGAAGTTATTGATCCCTTAAGCCTACAACACACCAGTATAGGGGCACCAAACGATTCATCAGAAATGACAGTTGGGTATAAAAACTCATTTTTTCAGCCTAAAGCCTACAATGCACCTGTTTATCGTGGCAATAATGCAGCAGGGTATGTCATATCTAATGCTGATGATATGGCCAGATGGTTAAAAATTCAATTGGGACAGGAGCCAAATGCATTGTCCGGACTAATTGCTAGATCTCACGTGGCAGATGACAGGGTTGCCCCTGTACATCTTTCATACTACGCTATGGGCTGGGAAGTATCACTAAGAGGGGATAAGAGGGTGTTTCATCATGGGCAAAATCCAAATTACAGTAGCCATATATCATTATTGCCGGAAGAGGGCATTGGTGTTGCTATACTGAGCAATTCAAGTAATGAATTGATGAGCGAGATTGCCTATAGGGCAATACATATACTCAAAGGTGAAGAACCAGATGAAGACAGAGTAGTGTCAGAGGGAGATGGCAATGATAAAGCCTTCTCAGTTGTATCGATCATTCTATGTGTTTACCTGCTTATCCTTTTAGTGTTTTTCGGGAAAATGCTTCTGGATATAAGTAAAGGCAGAAGAACATTTAAAGTTCCGGGTATAAGCCAGGTATTGGCCAGTATGGCTTCTGTAGGCTTCTGCATCCCCTTACTGATTGCTATCTACTTGCTACCCAAAGCACTGGGAAACCTTAACTGGGATACAATAAACGTTTGGATGCCTTTTAGCTTTGGTACCATGGTCACTTTGCTTGTTTCATCCATGATATCCAGTTACCTGGTATTCTTTATTGCCCAGCTTTTTCCAGAGCCAAATGAAGTAAAGAGAGAATTACCTAAAATAGTACTTTTTAGTATTATCACAGGCATCTCCAACATGGTGGTGATATTTATTATAACCTCTTCTCTCCGGAATGTAATGGACTTGGAATATCTCATATTCTATTTTCTCATCGCCATGAGCATTTACGTCTTTGGTAGAAAACATGTACAGACCCGTATTGTAAAGGTAACACAGAACCTGATTTACGAAATCAGGTTAAAAATGATCTCGAAGATATTTTCAACCTCGTACCAAAGCTTTGAAAAACTTAAGAAAGGGAGAGTTTATGCTACATTAAATGACGACGTTTCGGTGGTTGGTAATTCTACTGGCATGATAGTGACGATAATCAGAAATACCATTACCATAGGAGGGGCTTTTTTTTATATGGCGACGGTTGCCTTTTGGGCTACCATGCTGACACTCACATTGATCATTTCGATTACCACTTTTTATTACTTTGTAAGCAGAAGGGCACAAGGGCACCTGGAAATAGCCAGAGATACACGAGATGAGTTCATGTGGCAGATCACCGGACTGGTAGAAGGTTTTAAAGAACTGTCTCTGCATTATGGTAAAAAGAAAGGGTATAACGCCGATGTTGAGAAAACTATAGGGGATTTTAAAACCAAGATATACACAGCCCAGATTAATTTTATTAATGCTTTTCTGATCGGAGAGTCGTCACTTATCCTGGTGTTGGGTGTTGTTGCAATAGTGTTACCTAACCTGATGCCTGGAATTGAAAATTACGTAATCACCAATTTTGTGATTATCCTGCTGTACTTAATTGGGCCTATCAACGAGTTGCTAAGTGCGGCACCTTCAGTTGTCCAGCTTAAGATTGCCTGGACAAGAATTCAAAAGTTCCTTCTTGAAATTCCTGCAAATCATGACTGGCAAGCTTCTCAACTTACCGATCGTACTGCTTTCGTGGAAGAGTTGAAAATCGAGTCGTTATCATTTGAGTATCAGGTGGCGGCTGATTCCAAGCCATTCAAAGTAGGCCCGATTGACTTAACTGTTAAGAAAGGAGAAGTGCTGTTTATAATTGGAGGAAATGGAAGTGGTAAAACAACATTTGCAAAGCTATTGACAGGCTTGTATTTAGGGAATTCCGGACGAATATTAGTAGACGGAAAGGAGATCAAAAATATAGGGGAGTATTATTCTGCGGTATTCAGCCCTATGTATTTGTTTGAGAAAATATATAATGTGGATCTCACTGATAAAAAAGATGAGATAGATCGGTACCTGCGGTTGTTGGGCTTGTCAGATAAGGTGACCATTGAGAATGGACATTTCAGTACAACTAAACTTTCTGCCGGACAGCGAAAAAGATTAGGGCTTTTACAATGTTACCTTGAGGATCATCCGATCTACCTATTCGACGAATGGGCCGCTGACCAGGATCCGGAATATAGAAACTTCTTTTATAAGCAACTGATCCCGGAAATGAAAAGGAGCAACAAAATTGTGATAGCAATTACCCATGATGACCACTACTTCAGTGTAGCTGATAAAGTTCTGAAGCTTGATACTGGTAAACCATCATTTGTATCTAATCACTATAAAGTAGAGGATGTTTTGATCCAAAACCTTAGCTAG
- a CDS encoding polysaccharide deacetylase family protein encodes MTFEMIKRLYTVLICFIIYSSAVGQSKTVAITLDDLLVAGASGYTIEEIEDVNDRLLGHLDKLDIPVTGFVNEKSLYIKGEIDRRSEVLSAWARRDKLTLGNHTFSHPSFHDTKLEDFKSEVLKGEIITRMILDEVGKPLRYFRFPFNSAGSDSTSKASFEKFLEEKGYVIAPMTVESSDYIFNTLYKKAKKEGDKKQMNKVSQAYLHHTDTLFEFFENMALETQGRSIPHIFLGHVNELHADIMPQLVGLLKKRGYTIISLDEAMKDEVYQQKDPYVGKWGFSWMHRWNVENRIDWLRKEPEPNQKILEDFKMLNK; translated from the coding sequence ATGACTTTTGAAATGATAAAGAGGCTATATACCGTATTAATCTGTTTTATTATTTATAGTTCTGCAGTTGGGCAAAGCAAAACTGTAGCCATTACATTGGATGATTTGCTTGTAGCTGGAGCATCAGGGTATACCATAGAGGAAATAGAAGATGTTAATGATCGTCTGCTGGGACACCTGGATAAACTTGATATCCCGGTAACAGGCTTCGTGAATGAAAAGAGCCTTTACATAAAAGGAGAAATTGATCGAAGATCTGAGGTTTTAAGTGCATGGGCCAGGCGTGATAAGTTGACTTTGGGAAACCACACTTTTAGTCATCCGTCTTTCCATGATACAAAACTTGAAGATTTTAAATCTGAAGTATTAAAAGGAGAAATTATAACTCGAATGATACTGGATGAGGTAGGAAAACCGTTGCGATACTTTCGTTTTCCATTTAACTCTGCGGGGTCAGACTCCACTTCCAAAGCCTCTTTTGAGAAGTTTTTGGAAGAAAAGGGATATGTTATTGCGCCAATGACTGTTGAAAGTTCTGATTATATTTTTAATACTTTATATAAGAAAGCTAAAAAAGAAGGGGATAAAAAGCAAATGAATAAGGTAAGCCAGGCTTACCTGCATCATACAGATACCTTGTTTGAATTCTTTGAAAATATGGCACTTGAAACCCAGGGGAGATCTATTCCTCATATCTTTCTGGGACATGTAAATGAGCTACATGCCGATATTATGCCCCAGTTGGTAGGATTGCTTAAAAAGAGAGGATACACAATTATTAGCCTTGATGAGGCTATGAAAGATGAGGTATATCAGCAAAAAGATCCTTATGTTGGTAAGTGGGGTTTTTCCTGGATGCATAGATGGAATGTGGAGAATAGAATTGACTGGCTAAGAAAAGAACCAGAGCCAAATCAAAAGATTTTAGAAGATTTTAAAATGTTGAACAAGTAG
- a CDS encoding thioesterase II family protein: MSKLKLFAFPYAGGSSSIYHGLKPLLRDHIEFIPVELAGRGRRIGDGLYSGLAEAVDDIYKIVSPQIKFSPFAFFGHSMGSLLAHELTVRLQYELGLSPSHLFFSGRGAIQVKRKDEKMYHKMDEKRFKEEILLLGGTPPEFFEHPELLELFLPLLKNDFRIAETTPDIEGFKQSKVDITVFTGKEDDLTKEQVQGWKEYTNGTCEIHEYSGGHFFIHQEMSSIAKVINDTITQLVTH, from the coding sequence ATGAGTAAGTTAAAATTGTTTGCTTTTCCATATGCGGGAGGTTCATCAAGTATTTATCACGGGTTAAAGCCTCTTCTACGAGATCATATAGAATTTATACCCGTAGAGCTGGCAGGCAGGGGAAGACGGATAGGCGATGGATTGTATTCCGGTCTGGCTGAGGCCGTTGATGATATCTACAAAATTGTATCTCCTCAAATTAAATTCTCACCATTTGCATTTTTCGGTCATAGTATGGGGAGTTTATTAGCCCACGAGCTAACGGTAAGGCTCCAATATGAATTGGGACTGTCTCCAAGTCATCTGTTTTTTTCGGGCAGAGGGGCCATTCAGGTAAAAAGAAAGGATGAAAAAATGTATCATAAAATGGATGAAAAGCGGTTTAAGGAAGAGATACTTTTACTTGGAGGTACACCGCCGGAATTTTTCGAACACCCCGAGCTTCTGGAACTCTTTTTACCATTGTTAAAAAATGATTTCAGAATAGCAGAGACTACACCGGATATTGAAGGGTTTAAGCAATCAAAAGTAGATATTACCGTTTTTACAGGGAAGGAAGATGACCTCACAAAAGAACAGGTGCAAGGATGGAAAGAGTACACAAATGGTACTTGTGAAATTCATGAATATAGTGGGGGACATTTCTTTATTCACCAGGAGATGAGCTCTATTGCAAAGGTAATTAATGATACTATTACCCAACTTGTTACACACTGA
- a CDS encoding glycosyltransferase family 4 protein, which produces MKKKIGVTGGGKHAWVSVDRTRRFYIDALKQEFDLVFIENASQLEENDIDLLLNFAGNIGWNVAGKVSCPIIYCAHGGAILNQDFLYKQLPNLRECDGIIVNCHSDVAIFESMCGEVRPNFYYLPLPVNEDLFNPMDQSLAKDVLGIPEDTVLIGHISRLLPQKNLHRFLHLFAAISKRLDNKQVKALVVGNFWIDYPILDFVTDTYPQYIEDLISKLGIDDQVIMLPAKLSDEELLCCYNALDLLIHPTHSLDENFGYVPVEAMACGIPVIGSAYGGLKDTIKDGVTGFVMPTWVTSNGIRMDEAYGISKALEVLQTSPEEKQSVRQACIQHAEDKFTYEQCANILVKFALESIHHYQDSEARRILTNPGETPKLSSVSLPSTRSGTHWGMYYNVVSHYVSKKCPDFTPGTKVNPAYPWTYTDDNLIKLDDPAWPATYNLNGEKDLFERISKEGLVYEEAIQEELPIELINDWLKHGLLSLTTNQ; this is translated from the coding sequence TTGAAAAAGAAGATAGGAGTTACCGGTGGGGGTAAACATGCGTGGGTAAGTGTCGATCGTACACGTAGGTTTTATATAGACGCTCTCAAACAAGAGTTTGATCTGGTTTTCATAGAAAATGCCAGTCAACTTGAAGAAAATGATATAGATCTTCTGTTAAATTTTGCAGGGAATATTGGTTGGAATGTTGCCGGGAAAGTCTCGTGTCCTATAATATACTGTGCACATGGTGGAGCTATACTCAATCAGGATTTTCTTTATAAACAGCTGCCAAACCTTAGAGAATGCGATGGCATCATAGTGAATTGTCATTCTGATGTTGCAATTTTTGAGAGTATGTGTGGAGAAGTTCGACCTAATTTCTATTATTTGCCGCTTCCAGTCAATGAAGACCTGTTCAACCCAATGGATCAATCATTGGCTAAAGATGTACTAGGCATCCCGGAAGATACTGTTTTGATAGGACATATCAGCCGTTTGTTACCTCAGAAAAATTTACACCGGTTCTTACATTTATTTGCTGCTATATCAAAAAGGCTTGATAACAAGCAAGTTAAGGCTTTAGTGGTAGGTAATTTCTGGATCGATTATCCAATTCTGGATTTTGTTACAGATACATACCCACAGTATATCGAAGACCTTATATCCAAACTTGGTATTGATGATCAGGTTATTATGCTTCCTGCTAAGCTCAGTGATGAAGAGTTGCTTTGTTGTTATAATGCATTGGATCTTTTGATTCACCCCACCCATTCTCTGGATGAAAACTTTGGGTATGTTCCGGTAGAAGCTATGGCCTGTGGCATACCGGTAATCGGAAGTGCTTATGGAGGCCTGAAAGATACAATAAAGGACGGAGTGACAGGCTTTGTAATGCCTACATGGGTTACTTCTAATGGTATCCGTATGGATGAAGCATACGGTATCAGTAAAGCATTGGAGGTACTTCAGACATCGCCTGAAGAAAAACAGAGCGTTAGGCAGGCATGTATCCAACATGCAGAGGACAAATTTACGTATGAGCAATGTGCTAATATCCTGGTGAAGTTTGCACTGGAGAGTATTCATCATTATCAGGATTCGGAAGCCAGGAGAATATTAACGAATCCCGGTGAAACACCAAAACTATCAAGTGTGTCCTTACCCTCTACACGGAGTGGCACTCATTGGGGAATGTACTATAATGTAGTCTCGCATTATGTAAGTAAAAAATGTCCTGATTTTACTCCGGGCACCAAAGTAAACCCGGCTTATCCATGGACCTATACCGACGATAATCTTATAAAATTGGATGATCCTGCCTGGCCTGCTACTTATAACCTTAATGGAGAGAAAGATTTGTTTGAGAGAATTAGTAAAGAAGGCCTGGTTTACGAAGAGGCCATTCAGGAAGAGTTGCCAATAGAGCTTATAAACGATTGGCTTAAGCATGGTCTGTTATCTTTAACCACGAATCAATAA
- a CDS encoding glycosyltransferase family 9 protein produces MPNKQDGYVCANCKAYSKISKKILIIKLGAIGDVIRTTPLLRKYKDLYPGCHITWISDYTEVLPKSWIDHIIPMTSRKMMEVSHTQYDIAINLDKEPEACILLKQVAAHEKYGYTWEDGIVPATPAAEAKLLTGLFDELSKQNKASYIHEIFSICHLEYSDERYILDIDQKYLGQWKEKLGKETTLPIIGLNTGAGQRWPTRQWPLEYWEFLIEALQGKGYFCVLLGGKDEHENNIKLNEKTGAWYPGHFSVQQFIALIAKCDLIVSQVTMAMHLCLALNRKLVLMNNIFNPYEFDLFDLGEIIQPEKECDCYFGSSCVHGESCMKYISPTSVAVAVERQLSPKQEKLESNYSLKYDF; encoded by the coding sequence TTGCCTAATAAGCAAGATGGATACGTATGTGCTAATTGTAAAGCTTATAGCAAGATATCCAAAAAGATCCTCATTATTAAACTGGGCGCAATCGGAGATGTTATAAGAACAACTCCACTTCTTAGAAAATATAAAGACCTTTACCCCGGATGTCACATTACATGGATAAGTGACTATACAGAGGTTCTCCCAAAATCATGGATTGACCATATTATTCCAATGACCTCCAGGAAAATGATGGAGGTATCCCATACCCAGTATGACATTGCTATAAATCTGGATAAAGAACCAGAGGCTTGTATACTATTAAAACAAGTTGCTGCCCATGAAAAGTATGGCTATACTTGGGAAGATGGTATAGTTCCCGCTACACCGGCTGCCGAAGCTAAATTACTTACAGGTTTGTTCGACGAGTTGTCAAAGCAAAATAAAGCTTCTTACATTCATGAGATATTCTCCATATGCCATCTTGAATATTCTGATGAAAGGTACATTCTGGATATTGATCAGAAATACTTAGGTCAGTGGAAAGAGAAACTGGGAAAAGAAACAACATTACCCATTATTGGCCTGAATACCGGAGCAGGACAACGCTGGCCGACACGGCAATGGCCACTTGAATATTGGGAATTCCTAATTGAGGCCCTTCAGGGCAAGGGATATTTTTGTGTGTTATTGGGAGGGAAAGATGAACATGAGAATAACATAAAGCTTAATGAGAAAACAGGGGCCTGGTACCCTGGTCATTTCTCAGTACAACAGTTTATTGCTTTAATTGCTAAATGTGACCTAATTGTCAGTCAGGTTACAATGGCTATGCATTTATGCCTGGCCTTAAATAGAAAGTTGGTTTTAATGAATAATATATTTAATCCCTATGAGTTTGACCTGTTTGATCTGGGAGAAATTATACAGCCGGAAAAAGAGTGTGACTGTTACTTTGGATCTTCATGCGTGCATGGCGAGAGCTGTATGAAATATATTTCTCCTACATCCGTTGCCGTTGCAGTTGAGAGACAACTCTCTCCGAAGCAGGAAAAACTGGAATCTAACTATTCTTTAAAATATGACTTTTGA